In Thermococcus chitonophagus, the genomic stretch TAAGGCCGGTGAACCCCGGATTTATATCGGCCTTATTTATTATCAGGTAGGCAGGCTCGTGGAAGTGCTGGACGACTTTGTATACTCTCTGAACATCGCTCAACGAGGCTGGAGTTGGCTCAGCTATTAGAATTGCTACGTCGGCCCCTCCAACGCTCGCTATAACTTGGCATCCAATCCCTGCAGCCGAATCAACGATCATATGCTCTAGATTTTGCTCCTTCATTATCTGCTTAGCCCACTCCTTCTCCTCCGTGACTAACTTACCGCTCTCTGGCCTTCCAACGTCGAGCTGTGCCGAGATTATCGGGAAGCCATACTTGGTTGTGGCCTTCCTTATAACTCCAGAGCGAACCTGCTCCAGCGTTATCGTTCCTGGGACAGGGCACACTAAACCACAAACATTGCAACCCTCACAGGTGAGCTCGTTGACCACGTAATTACCTTCATCGTCAACGTAGATGCACTCGTAGGGACACCTCATCTGGCAG encodes the following:
- a CDS encoding nucleotide-binding protein, whose amino-acid sequence is MQIVIASGKGGVGKSTVTASLLYLLKDEYRLIAVDADAEAPNLGLLLGVTEWEEEREHVGAKIARINTETCIRCGICQMRCPYECIYVDDEGNYVVNELTCEGCNVCGLVCPVPGTITLEQVRSGVIRKATTKYGFPIISAQLDVGRPESGKLVTEEKEWAKQIMKEQNLEHMIVDSAAGIGCQVIASVGGADVAILIAEPTPASLSDVQRVYKVVQHFHEPAYLIINKADINPGFTGLKEWAEQEGIPILGEIPYDSAIPKSMSMLRPFIEAFPESKASQAIREIAEVIKQEIIK